Proteins found in one Terriglobia bacterium genomic segment:
- the lpxC gene encoding UDP-3-O-acyl-N-acetylglucosamine deacetylase, which yields MFKYQRTLREQLHFEGIGLHTGYQVRLDLVPAPENTGIVFRRTDLKNFEIEATRAHVARVSYATTLMKKGVMISTVEHLLSTLYGLGIDNLYIDLNSMEVPIMDGSGRVFMEGIEKAGVQEQGELRQYIVIQEPIEVCHQDKVAGVYPDSIPKATYIINFEHNAIGRQQIVLELTPECYRSEIAPARTFGFASDVEYLRRCGLIRGGSLENAVLLDDSGIVNDELRFPDEFVRHKMLDLLGDISLIGRPIIGHLYAEKAGHAIHAALADRIARFRKKYRVCTLPDLDAVAEVQKAG from the coding sequence ATGTTCAAATATCAGCGGACCCTGCGCGAGCAGTTGCACTTTGAAGGCATCGGTTTGCACACCGGCTACCAGGTTCGTCTCGATCTGGTGCCTGCGCCCGAGAACACCGGCATTGTCTTCCGGCGCACCGACCTGAAGAACTTTGAGATCGAGGCGACGCGCGCCCATGTGGCAAGAGTCAGTTATGCCACGACTCTGATGAAAAAAGGCGTCATGATCTCTACCGTCGAACACCTCCTGTCGACTCTCTATGGCCTCGGCATCGACAATCTCTACATCGACCTCAATTCCATGGAAGTCCCGATCATGGACGGGAGCGGCAGGGTTTTCATGGAGGGGATCGAGAAGGCCGGCGTCCAGGAGCAGGGAGAGCTCCGCCAATACATCGTCATTCAGGAGCCGATCGAGGTGTGCCACCAGGACAAAGTAGCGGGCGTCTATCCTGATTCGATCCCGAAGGCGACTTACATCATTAACTTCGAGCACAACGCCATTGGACGCCAGCAGATCGTTCTCGAACTCACCCCGGAGTGCTACCGCTCCGAAATCGCGCCGGCGCGCACGTTCGGCTTTGCCTCCGACGTCGAATATCTGCGCCGGTGCGGGCTGATTCGCGGTGGCTCGCTGGAAAACGCGGTGCTGCTCGACGACTCCGGCATCGTGAATGACGAACTGCGCTTCCCTGATGAATTTGTCCGCCACAAGATGCTGGACCTGCTTGGCGATATCTCACTGATCGGCCGCCCCATTATAGGCCATCTCTACGCGGAGAAGGCCGGGCACGCCATCCACGCGGCGCTTGCCGACCGCATCGCGCGTTTCCGGAAAAAGTATCGCGTGTGCACCCTCCCCGACCTGGACGCGGTCGCCGAAGTCCAGAAGGCCGGTTGA